A region of Pempheris klunzingeri isolate RE-2024b chromosome 15, fPemKlu1.hap1, whole genome shotgun sequence DNA encodes the following proteins:
- the LOC139214139 gene encoding regulator of nonsense transcripts 1, whose translation MSVEAYGPSSQTLTFLDTEEAELLGADTQGSEYDFTDFTLPSQTQTQGQTQSQLDHQVNGPDGVLQNGDDPVVKASQLLAELNFEEDEEDTYYTKDLPIHACSYCGIHDPACVVYCNTSKKWFCNGRGNTSGSHIVNHLVRAKSKEVTLHKDGPLGETVLECYNCGCRNVFLLGFIPAKADSVVVLLCRQPCASQSSLKDINWDSSQWQPLIQDRCFLSWLVKIPSEQEQLRARQITAQQINKLEELWKENPTATLEDLEKPGVDEEPQHVLLRYEDAYQYQNIFGPLVKLEADYDKKLKESQTQDNITVRWDLGLNKKRIAYFTLPKTDSDMRLMQGDEICLRYKGDLAPPWKGIGHVIKVPDNYGDEIAIELRSSAGAPVEIPHNFQVDFVWKSTSFDRMQSALKTFAVDETSVSGYIYHKLLGHEVEDVVIKCQLPKRFTAQGLPDLNHSQVYAVKTVLQRPLSLIQGPPGTGKTVTSATIVYHLARQGNGPVLVCAPSNIAVDQLTEKIHQTGLKVVRLCAKSREAIDSPVSFLALHNQTRNMDSMPELQKLQQLKDETGELSSSDEKRYRALRRTAERELLMNADVICCTCVGAGDPRLAKMQFRSILIDESTQATEPECMVPVVLGAKQLILVGDHCQLGPVVMCKKAAKAGLSQSLFERLVVLGIRPIRLQVQYRMHPALSAFPSNIFYEGSLQNGVTAADRVKKGFDFQWPQPDKPMFFYVTQGQEEIASSGTSYLNRTEAANVEKITTRLLKAGAKPDQIGIITPYEGQRSYLVQYMQFSGSLHTKLYQEVEIASVDAFQGREKDFIILSCVRANEHQGIGFLNDPRRLNVALTRARYGVIIVGNPKALSKQPLWNHLLNYYKEQKVLVEGPLNNLRESLMQFSKPRKLVNTINPGGRFMSTAMYDAREALIPGSVYDRSSNGRTSNMYFQTHDQIGMIGTGPSPMTSMNIPIPFNLVMPPIPPPGYMGQVNGPSAGRGGGMKGKAGSGGGGGTRGGRQRNRGNMGNHSGGNGDRGQHGGHMSGSQASQDLGSQPFSQGPLTQGYINMSQPSQMSQPGLSQPELSQDSYLGDEFKSQIDVALSQDSTYQGERAYQHGGVTGLSQY comes from the exons TTACTGTGGGATTCATGATCCAGCCTGTGTCGTCTACTGCAACACCAGCAAGAAGTGGTTTTGTAATGGACGTGGAAACACATCCGGCAG CCACATTGTAAACCATCTGGTGAGAGCAAAGTCCAAGGAGGTGACCCTGCATAAAGATGGCCCTCTTGGAGAAACGGTGCTTGAGTGCTACAACTGTGGCTGTCGCAACGTCTTCCTGCTGGGCTTCATCCCTGCCAAAGCCGACTCAGTAGTGGTGTTGCTGTGCAG GCAGCCATGTGCCAGCCAGAGCAGCCTGAAGGACATCAACTGGGACAGCTCACAGTGGCAGCCGCTCATCCAGGATCGCTGCTTCCTGTCCTGGCTGGTCAAAATCCCCtcagagcaggagcagctcAGGGCCCGTCAGATCACCGCCCAGCAGATCAACAAGCTGGAAGAACTCTGGAAG GAAAATCCCACTGCAACCTTGGAGGACCTGGAGAAGCCTGGTGTGGATGAGGAGCCTCAACATGTGTTGCTCCGCTATGAGGATGCCTACCAGTACCAGAACATCTTTGGTCCTCTTGTAAAGCTGGAGGCCGACTACGATAAGAAACTCAAAGAGTCCCAG ACTCAAGACAACATTACGGTCAGATGGGACTTGGGCCTGAACAAAAAGAGGATTGCTTATTTCACTCTTCCCAAGACGGATTCAG ACATGCGACTGATGCAGGGAGATGAAATTTGCCTGAGGTACAAAGGAGACCTGGCCCCTCCATGGAAAGGCATTGGACATGTCATCAAAGTCCCTGATA ACTACGGTGATGAGATTGCCATAGAGCTGAGGAGCAGTGCTGGAGCTCCAGTGGAGATCCCACACAACTTTCAGGTCGACTTTGTGTGGAAGTCCACTTCCTTTGACAG GATGCAGAGCGCCCTGAAAACATTTGCAGTGGATGAGACTTCAGTTTCTGGTTACATCTACCACAAACTGCTGGGACACGAGGTTGAGGATGTGGTCATCAAGTGCCAGCTGCCCAAACGCTTCACTGCTCAAGGCCTGCCCGACCTTAACCACTCACAG gtgtATGCTGTGAAGACAGTGCTGCAGCGTCCGCTCAGTCTGATCCAGGGTCCTCCTGGCACAGGGAAGACGGTAACCTCTGCCACCATCGTCTACCACCTGGCTAGACAGGGCAACGG CCCAGTGCTGGTGTGTGCTCCCAGTAACATTGCAGTCGACCAGCTGACAGAGAAGATCCACCAGACGGGGCTCAAGGTGGTGAGGCTGTGTGCCAAGAGTAGGGAGGCCATTGACTCACCTGTGTCCTTCCTGGCTCTGCACAACCAGACCCGCAACatggacag TATGCCAGAACTTCAGAAGCTCCAACAGCTGAAGGACGAGACTGGAGAGCTATCCTCCTCAGACGAGAAGCGCTACAGAGCTCTGAGACGCACTGCCGAGAGGGAGCTGCTCATG AACGCAGATGTGATCTGCTGTACCTGTGTTGGGGCGGGTGATCCTCGTCTGGCCAAGATGCAGTTCCGCTCAATCCTGATTGATGAGAGCACCCAGGCCACCGAGCCAGAGTGCATGGTGCCTGTCGTCCTGGGGGCCAAACAG TTGATTCTGGTCGGTGATCACTGCCAGCTGGGCCCAGTAGTGATGTGTAAGAAGGCAGCTAAAGCAGGTCTGTCCCAGTCTCTGTTCGAGCGTCTGGTGGTTTTGGGCATCCGGCCAATCCGTCTGCAGGTCCAGTACCGCATGCACCCGGCCCTCAGCGCCTTCCCCTCCAACATCTTCTACGAGGGCTCCCTGCAGAACGGAGTCACTGCCG CGGACCGCGTGAAGAAAGGTTTTGACTTCCAGTGGCCACAGCCCGACAAGCCTATGTTCTTTTATGTCACCCAAGGCCAAGAGGAAATTGCGAGCTCTGGAACATCCTATCTCAACAG GACTGAAGCAGCCAATGTGGAGAAAATAACCACAAGGTTGCTGAAGGCTGGAGCAAAACCCGATCAGATTGGCATCATTACGCCCTACGAGGGACAGAGGTCCTACCTGGTTCAGTACATGCAGTTCAGTGGCTCCCTCCATACCAAACTCTACCAG GAGGTGGAAATAGCCAGTGTGGACGCCTTTCAAGGCAGAGAGAAGGACTTCATCATCCTGTCCTGTGTGAGGGCCAATGAGCACCAGGGCATCGGCTTCCTCAACGATCCCAGACGCCTCAATGTGGCTCTCACTAGGGCGAG GTATGGTGTGATCATCGTGGGAAACCCCAAGGCCCTGTCCAAGCAGCCTCTGTGGAACCACCTACTGAACTACTACAAGGAGCAGAAGGTCCTGGTTGAAGGCCCCCTTAACAATCTGAGAGAGAGCCTCATGCAATTCAGCAAGCCCCGCAAGCTTGTCAACACCATCAACCCT gGGGGTCGATTCATGAGCACAGCCATGTATGATGCCAGAGAGGCCCTCATTCCTGGATCTGTTTATGACCGCAGCAGCAACG GACGTACATCCAATATGTATTTCCAGACCCATGACCAGATCGGTATGATTGGCACAGGCCCCAGTCCCATGACCTCCATGAACATTCCCATCCCCTTCAACCTTGTGATGCCCCCAATACCTCCACCTGGGTACATGGGACAGGTCAATGGACCCTCAGCTG GTCGTGGTGGAGGTATGAAGGGCAAGGCAGGCAGTGGAGGAGGCGGCGGGACTCGAGGTGGCCGTCAAAGAAACCGTGGCAACATGGGGAACCACAGCGGAGGGAACGGAGACCGCGGGCAGCATGGAGGCCACATGAGTGGCAGCCAGGCCAGCCAGGACCTGGGCTCCCAGCCCTTCTCGCAGGGGCCTCTGACGCAGGGCTACATCAACATGAGCCAGCCGTCACAGATGAGCCAGCCTGGGCTCTCCCAGCCTGAACTCTCACAG GACAGTTACCTTGGAGACGAGTTCAAGTCCCAGATTGATGTGGCTTTGTCCCAGGACTCCACCTACCAGGGGGAGCGGGCCTACCAACACGGTGGTGTGACTGGACTGTCCCAGTACTAG